A genomic region of Cyprinus carpio isolate SPL01 chromosome B13, ASM1834038v1, whole genome shotgun sequence contains the following coding sequences:
- the LOC109091354 gene encoding tumor necrosis factor alpha-induced protein 3-like, with translation MSQGQNFLPKFLFVSNLLKAVKIRERVPNDVVKPSASGGLIHHLRSMHRYTLEMIRMSQFPQAFREVIQAAILDRAMQSSLEQEKRLNWCREVKKLVPLRTNGDGNCLLHAASQYLLGVQDTDLVLRKALYAVLKETDTSNFRMRFQTELLHSQEFTQTGLRYSTLNWEEEWVKIVEMASPVSSSNGLQFDSLEDIHIFVLSNILRRPIIVIADQVLRSMKSGSSFSPLNVGGIYLPLHWPPGECYKYPIVLGYDSQHFAPLITIKDSGPEIRAVPLINPGRGGFEDLRVHFLTEKEQQQKEKLLKDYLMLIEIPVIGLGCDPTQIITAARLDEGNLPEDMNLMEDYLQLVNHEYKRWQEDKESLWAPQSQRPPPFSVSQLSLIEIRCATPRCTFYVSVDTQPHCHECFEKRQAGCKPENISTTHQTSSSDPESRVRLARSVLPSPRSAPPTAPSLSLYSETHAMKCKTPGCLFTLSVEHDGLCERCFTARQNQSAANGPPQGPSHGWWASGSRERDKERERERERERDTERCVMCQQEVFRIFNGLCPPCMQRTAVSEMGDAQQQEPRTEASVWAMHRETERTGTAGHTWQTAAARQCKRSGCQFFGTAEKLGFCTICYLDYQTNHLATPALVQPRHTSEAGFQNCPRCRGQGCGAEGKAMLEGYCNKCFVKEQSARLNQAASRGSQSPPLVTRATKARPPPMLTQTQCRRSGCKNLSPGCTDLCPDCVSRGQREGRRAQAPKEKSKQRCKTQGCDHYANQEKQGYCNECDHFKQIYRG, from the exons ATGTCTCAGGGCCAGAACTTCCTGCCGAAGTTCCTGTTTGTGAGTAACCTCCTGAAGGCCGTGAAAATCAGAGAGCGGGTGCCCAACGATGTGGTCAAGCCCTCGGCCAGCGGCGGCCTGATCCATCACCTGCGCAGCATGCACCGCTACACGCTGGAGATGATCCGCATGAGCCAGTTCCCGCAGGCCTTCCGCGAGGTCATCCAGGCGGCCATCTTGGACCGGGCCATGCAGAGCTCGCTGGAGCAGGAGAAGAGGCTGAACTGGTGCCGCGAGGTCAAGAAGCTGGTGCCGCTGAGGACCAACG GTGATGGGAACTGCCTGCTCCACGCAGCCTCTCAGTACCTGCTGGGGGTTCAGGACACAGACCTGGTGCTGCGAAAGGCTCTTTATGCAGTGCTGAAGGAAACAGATACAAGTAACTTTAGAATGCGCTTTCAAACAGAGCTGCTGCACTCTCAGGAGTTCACTCAGACTGGCCTGCGATACAGCACTTTG aaCTGGGAGGAGGAATGGGTGAAGATTGTAGAAATGGCTTCCCCAGTGTCCAGCAGTAATGGCCTACAATTTGACTCCTTAGAGGATATTCACATCTTTGTGCTGTCAAATATTCTGCGGAGACCAATTATTGTTATTGCAG ACCAAGTACTTAGAAGTATGAAGTCTGGTTCCTCCTTTTCACCCCTCAATGTCGGGGGCATATACCTGCCTTTGCATTGGCCTCCAGGAGAATGCTACAAATATCCCATAGTGCTCGGCTATGACTCCCAGCACTTTGCACCTCTGATCACAATCAAAGACAGCGGCCCAG AGATCCGTGCTGTGCCGTTGATAAACCCTGGAAGGGGTGGGTTTGAAGATCTTCGAGTGCACTTTCTGACAGAAAAGGAGCAGCAACAGAAGGAGAAGTTGCTAAAAGACTACCTAATGCTTATAGAAATCCCTGTCATTGGTCTGGGCTGCGATCCCACACAGATTATCACTGCAGCCAG ACTAGATGAAGGCAACCTACCTGAGGACATGAACCTGATGGAGGACTACCTACAATTGGTCAACCATGAATATAAGCGCTGGCAGGAGGATAAGGAGTCTTTATGGGCCCCCCAATCCCAGCGTCCCCCTCCCTTCTCAGTCTCCCAACTCTCTCTCATCGAGATCCGCTGTGCCACACCCCGCTGTACCTTCTACGTCTCGGTGGACACTCAACCCCACTGTCACGAGTGCTTTGAAAAGCGACAGGCGGGTTGCAAGCCGGAGAACATTTCCACCACTCATCAAACCTCATCCTCGGACCCCGAGAGCCGAGTGAGGCTGGCGCGCTCCGTCCTGCCCAGCCCACGTTCTGCACCCCCTACGGCCCCCAGTCTGAGCCTTTACAGTGAGACTCATGCCATGAAGTGCAAGACGCCCGGATGCTTGTTCACTCTCAGCGTGGAGCATGACGGGCTGTGCGAACGCTGCTTTACGGCGAGGCAAAACCAATCGGCTGCTAATGGGCCGCCACAAGGCCCCTCTCACGGCTGGTGGGCGTCAGGCAGCCGGGAGCGAGACAAGgaaagggagagggagagagaacggGAAAGGGACACAGAGAGGTGCGTTATGTGCCAACAGGAGGTCTTTAGGATATTTAACGGTCTTTGCCCGCCCTGCATGCAGAGGACTGCCGTTTCCGAGATGGGGGACGCCCAGCAGCAGGAGCCTAGAACCGAGGCCTCAGTATGGGCAATGCATAGGGAGACGGAGCGCACTGGCACCGCCGGCCACACCTGGCAGACGGCCGCTGCCCGGCAGTGTAAACGCTCCGGCTGCCAATTCTTTGGAACAGCAGAGAAGCTGGGATTCTGCACTATATGTTATCTAGACTACCAGACCAATCACC tGGCCACCCCCGCTCTTGTCCAGCCCAGACATACATCCGAGGCAGGCTTTCAGAACTGTCCGCGGTGCCGGGGTCAGGGCTGCGGCGCCGAGGGAAAGGCCATGCTTGAGGGTTACTGCAACAAGTGCTTTGTGAAGGAACAGAGTGCTAGACTCAACCAAGCTGCTAGCAGGGGCTCTCAATCCCCGCCTCTCGTCACG CGGGCCACGAAAGCACGTCCACCTCCGATGCTCACCCAGACACAGTGTCGGCGTAGCGGCTGTAAGAACCTCTCCCCCGGCTGCACGGACCTCTGCCCGGACTGCGTCAGCCGCGGCCAGCGAGAGGGTCGCCGTGCCCAGGCACCTAAAGAGAAAAGCAAACAGCGCTGCAAGACGCAGGGCTGCGACCACTACGCCAACCAAGAGAAACAAGGCTACTGTAACGAATGTGACCACTTCAAGCAGATTTACCGGGGCTGA